A window of Candidatus Gorgyraea atricola contains these coding sequences:
- a CDS encoding electron transfer flavoprotein subunit beta/FixA family protein: protein MNIIVCIKQVPDTTDIRIDPETNTLIRSGVASIINPFDMYAIEEGIRLKEKFGGKVTILTMGPPQAEDALREAISLGADEAILVSDRAFAGSDTWATSYTLSKAIHKIGDCDLIICGKQAIDGDTAQVGPGISAHLDIPQVAYVKKIEEVNLGTRDPIRESKISYGAGKGQGTSSGYMRTERMTEEGYEIIESPLPCLITVVKEINEPRLPSLKGKMKAKKIEIKKWGAKDLDVDPDLIGLNGSPTKVVRIFTPPPREKGQMLEGDAKEVSEKLVELLKKDIL from the coding sequence ATGAATATTATCGTCTGCATAAAACAGGTCCCGGATACAACAGATATTAGAATAGATCCTGAGACGAATACGCTTATCAGGAGCGGAGTGGCAAGTATTATAAATCCATTCGATATGTACGCGATTGAAGAAGGGATCCGTCTTAAGGAGAAGTTTGGCGGTAAAGTCACGATTCTGACAATGGGACCGCCGCAGGCAGAAGATGCGTTGCGCGAGGCGATCTCGCTTGGCGCAGATGAGGCGATCCTTGTTTCAGATCGCGCATTTGCGGGGAGCGACACTTGGGCAACGAGTTACACCCTATCAAAGGCGATCCATAAGATAGGCGACTGCGATCTTATAATCTGCGGAAAGCAGGCAATCGACGGTGATACTGCTCAGGTCGGGCCTGGCATTTCAGCGCACCTCGATATACCACAGGTCGCGTATGTTAAAAAGATAGAAGAGGTAAATTTAGGGACAAGGGACCCCATACGAGAATCAAAGATTTCGTACGGGGCAGGCAAGGGACAAGGGACAAGTAGTGGCTATATGCGTACCGAGAGGATGACAGAGGAAGGCTATGAGATCATTGAATCGCCTCTGCCGTGCCTGATTACTGTTGTAAAAGAGATAAATGAGCCAAGGCTCCCTTCTTTAAAGGGGAAGATGAAGGCCAAAAAGATTGAAATAAAAAAGTGGGGCGCAAAAGATCTCGATGTGGATCCTGATCTGATCGGACTCAATGGCTCACCAACAAAGGTGGTAAGGATATTCACGCCGCCCCCCAGAGAAAAAGGTCAGATGCTAGAAGGAGACGCAAAAGAGGTAAGCGAGAAATTAGTCGAGTTGTTAAAGAAGGATATTTTATAA
- a CDS encoding electron transfer flavoprotein subunit alpha has translation MSIRVINEKCTGCKLCIKACPFAAIEVKDKKAVIDLDKCNLCGACIESCKFDAIVLTKISPSDIDFPKKIEQHKNVWVFCEQKNSVIQSVAYELLGKGRELADALGVELCGVLLGEAMKEQAQDIIHRGANKVYLVDSPKLKHYQSEPYSKTLIKLIKEYKPEIVLCGATSIGRSLISRVAIGIHAGLTADCTGLDIDKKEKLLLQTRPAFGGNIMATIICPNHRPQMATVRHKVMKEAEPDNRHKGKIIENSYDDDTYFSRTKLLDVVEEIEETVNLTEADIIVSGGRGLQKPENFSIIEDLAKVLGGAVGASRASVDAGWKSYSHQVGQTGKTVCPKIYIACGISGQIQHLVGMQSSDVIVAINKDPHAPIFSVATYSIVGDLFEVVPELTKKFKEVLKK, from the coding sequence ATGTCTATCAGGGTTATCAATGAAAAATGTACGGGTTGTAAGCTTTGCATAAAGGCGTGTCCTTTTGCAGCAATTGAAGTGAAGGATAAAAAGGCTGTAATAGATCTGGACAAATGCAATCTGTGCGGTGCGTGCATAGAATCATGCAAGTTTGACGCGATCGTACTTACCAAGATAAGCCCATCAGATATAGATTTTCCAAAAAAGATAGAACAGCATAAAAACGTGTGGGTGTTTTGTGAACAGAAGAATAGCGTTATCCAGAGCGTGGCATACGAGCTTTTAGGAAAAGGCCGGGAGCTTGCTGACGCGCTTGGCGTAGAGCTTTGCGGGGTTTTGCTGGGCGAGGCCATGAAAGAACAGGCGCAGGACATTATTCACAGGGGAGCTAATAAGGTGTATCTTGTAGATTCGCCAAAACTCAAACATTACCAGAGTGAGCCCTACTCAAAGACGCTTATCAAATTAATAAAGGAATACAAGCCAGAGATAGTGCTTTGCGGTGCGACCTCCATAGGCCGTTCATTGATATCGCGCGTGGCAATAGGGATCCATGCAGGACTTACTGCAGATTGTACAGGACTGGATATAGATAAAAAAGAAAAATTGCTTTTACAGACAAGGCCTGCGTTTGGCGGTAATATTATGGCCACGATCATCTGCCCGAATCACAGGCCTCAGATGGCGACTGTGCGGCATAAGGTGATGAAGGAGGCTGAGCCTGATAATCGACATAAAGGAAAGATCATAGAAAATAGTTATGACGATGATACCTATTTTTCACGTACAAAACTGCTAGATGTGGTGGAGGAAATAGAAGAGACCGTAAACCTCACAGAGGCAGACATCATTGTCTCAGGTGGCAGGGGCCTGCAGAAGCCAGAGAATTTCAGTATCATAGAGGATCTGGCCAAGGTCCTGGGCGGCGCAGTTGGTGCTTCCCGCGCGTCAGTAGACGCAGGATGGAAAAGTTACTCGCATCAGGTGGGACAGACAGGAAAGACTGTGTGTCCAAAGATCTATATTGCATGTGGCATCTCAGGCCAGATACAGCATCTTGTAGGCATGCAATCGTCAGATGTAATAGTGGCGATAAACAAAGATCCACACGCGCCTATTTTCAGCGTAGCTACTTACAGCATAGTAGGCGATTTATTTGAGGTCGTGCCAGAGCTGACAAAGAAGTTTAAAGAAGTTTTAAAGAAATAA